The DNA sequence CGACCGTGGACAGGGCCGGTTCCTGGGAGACGTTGAACTCGGCCAGCAGGTCCTTGCCGAAGCCGAAGAAGTACGTGGCGACGAACCCGGCCACGTAGCCGACGAGCAGGCCGCCCGCGTAGATCGCGACCGTCGAGCCCAGGCCGTGGTTGCCGTCGAGGAGGGGGAACAGGGCCCAGCCGGACGGGCCGATGGCCGTCGAGCCGACCGTGTCGCCGAGCTGGTTGAACAGGCCGACGAAGCCCGCGCCGAACGCGCCGCCGACGCACGCCGTGACGAACGGGCGGCCCAGGGGGAGCGAGACGCCGTAGATCAGGGGCTCGCCCACGCCCAGCAGGCCCGCCGGGAGCGCGGACTTGATGGTGCGGCGGATCGACTCGTTGCGGGGGAGGCGGAAGTAGACGGCCACGGCCGCGCCCACCTGGCCCGCACCGGCCATCGCGAGGATCGGCAGCAGGACCGTGTAGCCCTGCTGCTCGATGAGCGTGGTGTGGATCGGGATCAGCGCCTGGTGCAGACCCAGCATCACCAGGGGCAGGAACAGGCCGCCGAGCACGAAGCCCGCGCCCGCGCCGCCGTTGGACAGCAGCCAGTCGGCGAACGTGCCGATCGCGGAGGAGACCTCACCGGCCACGTACATCAGCCCGAAGATCGTCACCAGGCCGGAGATCAGCACCGTCAGGGTCGGGGTGACCAGGACGTCCAGTGCCTCCGGCACCCACCGGCGGCACCACTTCTCCACGTACACCGCGAGGACCGCCGCGCCCAGCGCGCCGAGCACACCGCCCTGGCCGGGGGAGAGCGTCTGGCCGAAGGCGTCGATGTTCGCGACGCCCGGGAAGACGATGATCGCCGCCACCGCGCCGCCCAGGATCGGCGTACCGCCGAACTCCTTCGCCGTGTTGTAGCCCACGAACACCGCGATCAGCGCCATGAAGCCGGACGCCATCGCCGCCAGCGCGGGCGTCACGGCGGGCAGCCACTGGAGGTTCACCAACAGGCCGTTGAGGCCCGCGATGATCCCGCAGCCGATGAGCGCCGGGATCAGCGGCACGAAGATGTTGGCGATCCTGCGCAGGAACAGCTTGAACGGGGTGGCGTTCTTCGCCTTCCGCTGGGCCTTGATCGCCGCGCCCTGGGCTGCCAGCTCCTCGGCGGAGACGGGGGCCGCACCGGGCGCGGGGGCCGGTTCGGGCGCGGCCTCGCGGGCCTCTTCGACCAGCTGCTCGAACTCCGGGGTGACCCGGGCGACGGTGCCCGGGCCCAGCACGATCTGGTACGTGTCGTCCTCGACGACGCCCATCACGGCGGGCAGGGCCTTCAGCGCCTCGTCGTCGACGAGGGACCGGTCGTGCAGACCGAGGCGGAGCCGGGTCATGCAGTGGGCGATGGTGGCGACGTTCGCCGCGCCGCCGACGAGCGGCAGGATCGCGGCGGCGGTGGCGCGGTTCTTGTCTTCTGTGGCCATGGTGCTCGGTGCCTTGCTGTGCGGGGGGTGGGGCGGATGACCCGGGTGGGTCAGGTGGTGCGTACGGCCGCGAGGGCGGCGCGGAGGTGGCCGTCCGCCTCGGTGAGGCGGGTGGCGGCGGTGGGGCCGTCGACCTGGCCGAGGATGACCAGGATCGCGTTCTTGACCTCGCCGTCGGTGGCGGCGAGCGCGGCCTCGATCTCGGCGTCGGACGCGCCGGTGGCCAGGGAGACGATGTGCCGGGAGCGGGCCCGCAGCTTCTCGTTGGAGGCGCGGACGTCGACCATGAGATTCCCGTACGTCTTGCCGAGCCGGATCATGGCGATCGTCGAGATCATGTTGAGGACGAGCTTCTGGGCCGTGCCCGCCTTCAGCCGGGTCGAGCCGGTGAGCAGCTCGGGGCCGACGACGACCTCCAGGCCGTGTTCGGCGGCGGCGCCGAGCGCGGAGCCGGCGTTGCAGGAGAGCCCGATGGTCAGGGCGCCCCGCTCGCGGGCGTGCTCGACGGCGCCGATCGCGTACGGCGTGCGGCCGGAGGCGGAGATGCCGACCACCGTGTCGTCGGTGCCCAGCTTCAGCGCGTCCAGGTCGGCGGCGGCCAGCTCCTTGCTGTCCTCCGCGCCCTCGACGGCCGTGACCATGGCGGAGGGGCCGCCCGCGATCAGGCCGATGACCTCGGACGGGTCGGTGTTGAAGGTGGGCGGGCACTCGCTGGCGTCCAGCACCCCGAGGCGGCCCGCGGTGCCCGCGCCCGCGTAGATCAGCCGGCCGCCGCGGGCCATGCGCTCGGCGGTGGCGTCGATGGCCGCCGCGATCTGCGGCAGCCGCTCGGCGACGGCGGCCGGGACGGTGGCGTCCTCGCCGTTCATGATCCGGGCGATCTCCTGCGTGTCCAGCCGGTCGATCTCGGCCAGCTCGGGGCGGAACGCCTCGGTGGTGAGGGTGGCCAGCTCGGCGCGGAGCTCGCCGTACGTGCCGGGGGTGCCGGTGGCGTCGGAGTGCGTGTCGGTGGAGGAGGTCATGGGTGCGGCTCTGCTTTCTCGGTCTCGTACGCCTACGGGTGGTGCGTGGCCGGCGGGGCGGTCAGCGGTCAGCGGGTGCGGGGGGTGTGGCGGTGCGCGAGCGCCTCGTAGGAAGCGGCCAGGGCGGGCGCCGCGGTCTCGTACGTCCGCTGCGCGACGCCTATGAACAGGCAGTCCACGACCAGCAGCTGGCTGGTGCGGCTCGACATGGCGGCGGGGCGCAGCTCGCTCTCGCGCGCGGTGGACGTGGTCAGCACGTGGTCCGCGTACTGCGAGACGGGCCCGTCGGGCCGCCCGGTGATCGCGATCGTGGTCGCCCCCCGGTCGAAGGCGACCCGCAACGGCTCGATGACGTCGCCGGTGGAGCCGGAGTGCGTGATCGCGATGGCCACGTCGCCGCTGCGCAGCTGCACGGCGTTGGTCACCGCGAGGTGCGGGTCCATGTGGGCGTGGGCGATGAGGCCGATCCGGAGCAGCTTCTGCGCCAGGTCCTGGCCGACGAGGGAGGAGGCCCCGACGCCGTAGACATCGATGCGGCGGGCGGTCGACGCGGCGGCGACGGCGGCCCCCAGCGTGACGGTGTCGAGCCCGGCGGCGGTGTCGGCGAGGGTCTGCTGCTCGTCGTGGGCGAGCTTGGCGACCACGTCGGCGATCGGGTCGTCCACCGCGATGTCGGCGGTGACGGCGGGGGCCCGGCCGGACTCCTGGTGCGCGGCGAGGCCGGCCAGGGCGAGGCGCAGATCCCGGTAGCCGGGGTAGCCGAGGAGCCGCGCGGTGCGGACGACGGTGGCCTCACTGGTGCCGGTGCGCTCGGCGAGACCGGTGACGGTGAGGGCGGCGCAGCCGGCCGGGTCGCCCGCCACGGCTTCGGCGACCAGCTGCATCGAGCGGGTCATGGAGGGGGCGAGGGTCCGGACCTTGGCGGCGAGGGCCGCCGGGGCCGGCGGGGACTCGCTGCTGAAACTTTCCTTCACGTCTTGGGTCACATCTGAAAGATATTTTCAACCCGGGGGCCCGTCAACCCCTCTTTGGTCCCTACCTCTGGCAGGACCTCCGGGGGGTGGCCCCCTCGTGCGGGCGCACAATGGGGGCATGGAGTCGAACCCCCTGGAGCAGGCCCTGCACACCGCCCGCGCGCTCGTCATGGCCGACCTGGCGGCGGGCGACGTCGCCGAGGCGGACATCGTCTCGCTGGTCGAGGACGCGGTGACCCACCGCCGGTGGTGGGTGGAGCAGTGGCCCGAGGGCGCGGAGTTCCTGGCCGGGCTGGTCGCCCAGGACGTGCAGGACGCGCTGCTGGACCGGTACGGGCGGTGGCCGGTGTGCCCCGTGTGCGCCGAGGAGCCGCACGCGCTGGACGTGGAGCCGGAGCTCGGGCCCGACCCGCACTGGGTCTGCGCCAAGGCGGCCGTCGCGGTGGCGCCGGTGGGGGCGCTGGGCGGGGTGCTGCGGCGGTGACGGTCTACATCGATCCGCCCACCTGGCCCGGACACGGCCGCCTGTGGTCGCACCTGGTCAGCGATGTGTCATTCGAGGAACTGCATGCCTTCGCCGCCGCGATCGGGTGTCCGCCGCGCGCCTTCGAGCGCGATCACTACGACGTGCCCCAGACGCACTACGCGGACGCGGTGCGGGCCGGGGCGCGGGAGATCGGCTCGAAGGAGCTGGTCCGGCGCCTCACGGACGCGGGGCTGAGAAGGCCGAAGGGGAGACCGGCGCCGGGCGGCCGCCCTTGAGGCTCTGCGCGCTCTTCGTGCCCTTCGAACTCTTCGCGATCAGCCGCGACCGGCCGCCCTCACCGCCGCCGCGCTGGAGGTGCAGCGCCACCCCCACCGCCGCCAGGGCCAGGACCGTCATCGCCGCGCCCGCCCAGGCCGTGGACGCGAAGCCGAAGTCCAGGTCGATCACCGTGCCGCCGAGCCACGGGCCGCTCGTGTTGCCCAGGTTGAACGCCGCCGTCGTGGTGGCCCCGGCCAGCGTCGGGGCGGCCCCGGCCACGTTGAACATGCGGGCGTTCAGCGCGGGCGCCGTGAAGAAGGCGGACAGGCCCAGCAGGAACGCCAGCGCGATGACCGCGACCTGACTGGAGGCGAACAGGGCCAGCGCCACCAGGAACACTGTGGACGCCGTGATACCGCTCAGCAGCACCCCGAAGAGGTGCGCGTCCGCGACCCGGCCGCCGATCATCGTGCCGATCAGCGCGCCCGCCCCGAACAGTCCGAGGATCCACGGCACCCAGCCCGAGTCGAGGCCCGCCACGTCCGTGAGCAGCGGCGCCAGGTAGCTGAAAGCACAGAACACCCCGCCCGCCGCGAGCGCGGTGATCACGATGGCCAGCCAGACCTGCCGGTCCCGGTAGATCGCCAGCTCCCGCTTCAGCTCCGGCTTCTTCTCGGGCAGCGGGATGTGCGGGATGCGCGTGGCGACGCCGACCAGGGCCACCGCCGAGGCCGCGCCGACCGCCCAGAACGCCGAACGCCAGCCGAGGTGCTCGCCGAGGAAGGCCCCCAGCGGCACGCCCAGCACGTTGGCGACGGACAGGCCGCCGATCATCACGGCCATCGCCCGCGCCCGCGCGTTCACCGGGACCATCGCGATGGCCACGGCCGCGCCGACCGCCCAGAAGCCCGCACAGGCGAGCGCGCTCACCACCCGGGAGACGAAGAGGATCTCGTACGTCGGGGCCAGCGCGCCGGCGATCTGGCCGAGGCCGAACACCGAGATCAGCGCGATCAGCGTGGTGCGGCGGGGGAGCCGGAGCGTGGCGACGGCCAGCAGCGGGGCGCCGACCACCATGCCGATCGCGAACGCGGATATGAGGAGCCCGGCCTGCGGGATCGACACGTTCATGTCGTCCGCGATCGGCGGGAGCAGGCCCGACAGCATGAACTCGCTGGTGCCGAGTGCGAAGACCGAGAGGCCGAGGATGTATACGGCCAGCGGCATGGGAGCGCGGCGGGAGGGAGAGTCGGGCATGACTCGTCCCAACACCGGAGAGCGCCTCCGCATTCCCGGCGTCGGGAGGAGGGCGTGTCCGCGCACGCCCCCGTCACGTCGGCGGCTTTCCGCCGGCCCCGTCAGCGGCTTCGTCAGTGGCTCCGTCGACGGCTCCCTCGGCCGCTCCCTCGGCCCCTCCGTCAACGGCTACGTCACGCGGGAAGCGCGTGCAGCTTCTTGCCGTGGAGGGCGAAGACGCGCTTGCCGTCGGTGGCCACCAGCCAGGCGTGGTAGTCGCCGGACTTGTCGTTGAACGTCCAGCGCAGGCCGCCGGTCTTCGCGTCGAAGGCGTGGATGCCGCCCTGCTTGTCGAGGTCGGTGGCTCCGAAGAGCGTGCCGCCCACCTTGACGAACTGCCGGGGCACCTGCCCGCCCGCGTCCTTGAGGGCCGTGGACTGCCAGATCTTCTTGCCGGTCCCCGGCTCAACGGCCCACAGCGTCCGGCCGCTGTCCGCGAGGTAGAGCACGTCCTCCAGGAGGGTCGGCTCCCGGAAGGTGGTGAACTCCTCGGCCCGCACGGACCACTTCTCGGACCCGTCGGACAGCGCGAAGGCCTGGAGCAGTCGGCCCTGCGGGACGATGACCAGATCCTGGTGGACGACGAAGGGCCCGTAGCTCGTCTTCGTCGTCTTCTGCGTCCACACCTGCTTGCCGGTGGCGGTGTCACGGACCGTGAGGTTCTTCTTGAAGTCGGTGTAGACGAGATAGCGGCCCCGCACGGCGGCGTGGATGCCGTTCTGCTCGGTGCCGAGGTCGCGCTGTTCCTTCCAGGCGACCTTGCCCGTGCCGCTGTTCAGCGCGGCGATCACATTGGTGTGGGACGAGCCGTCGGCCTCCAGGATCTCGGCGATGACGTACACCTGCTCCGCGTCCACCGCGACCGGCCGGGGCTGCCGGTACTCCTTGCCGAGGCGGCTGCGCCACGCCTCCTTGCCGGACCCCGGTACGTAGCCGGCGACGCTGCCGTCGTACTTGCCGCTCTCCAGGTACAGGGTGCCGTCGCCGAGCAGCAGCGGCGCACCGGGCACCGCCGCGTCCGGCAGCGACCACCGCTCCTCGCCGGTCGCTCCGTCGAAGGCGGCCAGCGGATCACCGCTCGCGATCACCACGCCGTCCACGGCCACGAGTTCGTCGTTGTCCCCGTAGGTCTGCGCCGACGTCGACTTCGTCCACAGCGGCTCGGGGGCCTTGCCGTCGGCGGGCGCCTTCCCGTTCTCGGGGGACGCGGTGCCCGGCGGCGGCGTGCTGCCTTCGCCGCCCGTCGCGAGCTCGTCCTCGCAGCCGGTCAGTCCGGCTCCGAGCGCTGCCACCGTGATCCCGCCTCCGGCCAGGCGCAGTATGCGCCGCCGGGAAGACCTGCCGACCGTCGTGCCGAGTCCCTTGGACATGTCGCTGTACCCCCGTGGAGTTCTCTGAGCAGAAGGATGCGTGGACAGACGCGCGGACAGGTGCGCGGTCGGATCCGTGGAAGGCTGAGCCGTCCGCGCTGACCGCGGGTGTGTGCATCTGCGATGCGAGACGTTATCGGTCGCCGGGCTTCACCGGTCGTGCTCGGGCGCGACCGGGACGACACCGTGAACGAACCGGAACATTCACCGGGCGATCATCACCGGGCAATCGTCACCGGGCAATCGTCATCGGGCGATCGCTACCGGGTGATCGTCATCGGGCGATCGTTGCCCTGTGATCGTCACCGTGCGGTGGGGCCGGACGAGGCCAGCAGCTCCAGCTCCGTCGCCAGGTTGTGCCGGGCCCGCGCCTCCCACACGGCCGCGCCGTGCGGGGTACGGAACAGTCTCGGCAGGTCGAGAAGTTGCCGCAGCACCGCCGCCCGGCCCTCCCGGAACGCCCCGTCCGGGACGAATCCGTACTCCTCCCGGACCCGGGCCGCGTACGCCCCGTACTCCTGCGGGTTACCCGCCAGGACCGCGAGGTCGGCGTCGCACAGCGCCTCGCCGTTGCGGTCGCCTTCGGCCGGGTCGTGCGTGAGGGTCAGGCGGACCAGCCGGGCGACCTCCGCCACCACCGCCTCCGGCACCCCTGCCTCGGGCAGCGCCCGCTCGGCGAGGGCGGCGCTGCGCTCCTCGTTCTCCGTCCGGTCGGGCCGGTACACCGCGTCGTGGAACCAGGCGGCGAGGCGTACGGCGTGCACATCGGCGGCGTGCCCGGCCAGGGTGTCGATGCCGTCCAGGACGGCGGCCAGGTGGGCGGTCGTGTGGTAACGGCGCTGCGGCTCGGCCCAGCGGGCGAGGAGATTCTCGGCGTACGGCAGCGGATCGGGGCCGTCCGCCCCGGCGCGCGCGGCGAGCAGCGTGTCGTGCCACCGGTCGCGGAGGCCGGCATCGCGCTCCGCGTCGTCGCGGGGGCCGGCATCGAGGAGACCCGCGTCGTCGCGGGGGCCGTGGTCGTCAGGGGCGGCGCCGTGGAGGTCGGCGTCGAGGGAGGGGGAGCCGTGCGGGCGGGGGCTGTCCGTCATGGGACGACTCTAGGACCGGCGGCTCCAGGGCGGACGGCTCCGGGACCGGCGGCTCCGGGACCGGCGGCTCCAGGGCGGACGGCTTAGGGACCGGCGGCTCCAGGGCGGGCGGCTCGACGTGGG is a window from the Streptomyces sp. MMBL 11-1 genome containing:
- a CDS encoding PTS transporter subunit EIIC; its protein translation is MATEDKNRATAAAILPLVGGAANVATIAHCMTRLRLGLHDRSLVDDEALKALPAVMGVVEDDTYQIVLGPGTVARVTPEFEQLVEEAREAAPEPAPAPGAAPVSAEELAAQGAAIKAQRKAKNATPFKLFLRRIANIFVPLIPALIGCGIIAGLNGLLVNLQWLPAVTPALAAMASGFMALIAVFVGYNTAKEFGGTPILGGAVAAIIVFPGVANIDAFGQTLSPGQGGVLGALGAAVLAVYVEKWCRRWVPEALDVLVTPTLTVLISGLVTIFGLMYVAGEVSSAIGTFADWLLSNGGAGAGFVLGGLFLPLVMLGLHQALIPIHTTLIEQQGYTVLLPILAMAGAGQVGAAVAVYFRLPRNESIRRTIKSALPAGLLGVGEPLIYGVSLPLGRPFVTACVGGAFGAGFVGLFNQLGDTVGSTAIGPSGWALFPLLDGNHGLGSTVAIYAGGLLVGYVAGFVATYFFGFGKDLLAEFNVSQEPALSTVAATGNTQPTTTPATPASPGSASPGSAGPGSDGTDPGASPAKAPAGV
- the murQ gene encoding N-acetylmuramic acid 6-phosphate etherase; translation: MTSSTDTHSDATGTPGTYGELRAELATLTTEAFRPELAEIDRLDTQEIARIMNGEDATVPAAVAERLPQIAAAIDATAERMARGGRLIYAGAGTAGRLGVLDASECPPTFNTDPSEVIGLIAGGPSAMVTAVEGAEDSKELAAADLDALKLGTDDTVVGISASGRTPYAIGAVEHARERGALTIGLSCNAGSALGAAAEHGLEVVVGPELLTGSTRLKAGTAQKLVLNMISTIAMIRLGKTYGNLMVDVRASNEKLRARSRHIVSLATGASDAEIEAALAATDGEVKNAILVILGQVDGPTAATRLTEADGHLRAALAAVRTT
- a CDS encoding MurR/RpiR family transcriptional regulator, encoding MTQDVKESFSSESPPAPAALAAKVRTLAPSMTRSMQLVAEAVAGDPAGCAALTVTGLAERTGTSEATVVRTARLLGYPGYRDLRLALAGLAAHQESGRAPAVTADIAVDDPIADVVAKLAHDEQQTLADTAAGLDTVTLGAAVAAASTARRIDVYGVGASSLVGQDLAQKLLRIGLIAHAHMDPHLAVTNAVQLRSGDVAIAITHSGSTGDVIEPLRVAFDRGATTIAITGRPDGPVSQYADHVLTTSTARESELRPAAMSSRTSQLLVVDCLFIGVAQRTYETAAPALAASYEALAHRHTPRTR
- a CDS encoding DUF4031 domain-containing protein — encoded protein: MTVYIDPPTWPGHGRLWSHLVSDVSFEELHAFAAAIGCPPRAFERDHYDVPQTHYADAVRAGAREIGSKELVRRLTDAGLRRPKGRPAPGGRP
- a CDS encoding Cmx/CmrA family chloramphenicol efflux MFS transporter; translation: MPLAVYILGLSVFALGTSEFMLSGLLPPIADDMNVSIPQAGLLISAFAIGMVVGAPLLAVATLRLPRRTTLIALISVFGLGQIAGALAPTYEILFVSRVVSALACAGFWAVGAAVAIAMVPVNARARAMAVMIGGLSVANVLGVPLGAFLGEHLGWRSAFWAVGAASAVALVGVATRIPHIPLPEKKPELKRELAIYRDRQVWLAIVITALAAGGVFCAFSYLAPLLTDVAGLDSGWVPWILGLFGAGALIGTMIGGRVADAHLFGVLLSGITASTVFLVALALFASSQVAVIALAFLLGLSAFFTAPALNARMFNVAGAAPTLAGATTTAAFNLGNTSGPWLGGTVIDLDFGFASTAWAGAAMTVLALAAVGVALHLQRGGGEGGRSRLIAKSSKGTKSAQSLKGGRPAPVSPSAFSAPRP
- a CDS encoding outer membrane protein assembly factor BamB family protein codes for the protein MSKGLGTTVGRSSRRRILRLAGGGITVAALGAGLTGCEDELATGGEGSTPPPGTASPENGKAPADGKAPEPLWTKSTSAQTYGDNDELVAVDGVVIASGDPLAAFDGATGEERWSLPDAAVPGAPLLLGDGTLYLESGKYDGSVAGYVPGSGKEAWRSRLGKEYRQPRPVAVDAEQVYVIAEILEADGSSHTNVIAALNSGTGKVAWKEQRDLGTEQNGIHAAVRGRYLVYTDFKKNLTVRDTATGKQVWTQKTTKTSYGPFVVHQDLVIVPQGRLLQAFALSDGSEKWSVRAEEFTTFREPTLLEDVLYLADSGRTLWAVEPGTGKKIWQSTALKDAGGQVPRQFVKVGGTLFGATDLDKQGGIHAFDAKTGGLRWTFNDKSGDYHAWLVATDGKRVFALHGKKLHALPA
- a CDS encoding HD domain-containing protein, which produces MTDSPRPHGSPSLDADLHGAAPDDHGPRDDAGLLDAGPRDDAERDAGLRDRWHDTLLAARAGADGPDPLPYAENLLARWAEPQRRYHTTAHLAAVLDGIDTLAGHAADVHAVRLAAWFHDAVYRPDRTENEERSAALAERALPEAGVPEAVVAEVARLVRLTLTHDPAEGDRNGEALCDADLAVLAGNPQEYGAYAARVREEYGFVPDGAFREGRAAVLRQLLDLPRLFRTPHGAAVWEARARHNLATELELLASSGPTAR